In one Fusarium keratoplasticum isolate Fu6.1 chromosome 5, whole genome shotgun sequence genomic region, the following are encoded:
- a CDS encoding Zn(2)-C6 fungal-type domain-containing protein has translation MSTTALEPELSHPRPKSQRILACILCQQRKVKCDRHFPCANCVRHQVQCVPATQTRPRRRRFPERELLDRLRKYEDLLRQNKVKFEPLHKDPGSGEQESPEGSYGSDHEQPVAAGVDTPSPSTTKSESTYEAKNIWHAMAQGSRDPTHDVREVIFRNAWDQTFSNDDNILFGSRQSSVDLSTLHPEPVHIFRLWQAYLDNVNPLLKVTHTPSLQGRIIEAASNLKNVSPTMEALMFGIYCMATLSLAPEDCQAHFRLSKQDLLTKFQFGCQQALLNSAFLRTEDRDCLTALFLYLHSSRSGAHPRSVSTMLAVAIRIAERMGIQTEAINAKYAVLEAEMRRRLWWSLMLFDARMSGLSDHKPMILAPTWDCAIPLNVSDSDLREETKEPPPARTGVSEALFAVVRSELGQFIRHTRFHLDFTNPALKPIAKELPDSGNLDALERMVEQNYLKFCDPENGLQYMTIWTTRAQLSNCRLLENYSRHLDPTDSQDGGAGSPAISHALRWLECDTKLASSPLTKGYIWFIQLYFPFPAYIRIAQDLKSHPLGSEAEHAWEVMSDNYDARFGIEVGVYNPVFIPFSNFILHAWGMSEEACKQSGQPVNLPRIITRIRQTLAAMNQNANSEPDTASVDDEGLSMHAPVGFGDPSVLFGMGPGGYVGANMSMYNNMRGQPPFAVDAHHFGWTSMDWSLGGRRGW, from the exons ATGTCAACGACGGCGCTCGAACCGGAGCTGAGCCACCCCCGGCCAAAGTCTCAGCGCATCCTCGCCTGCATCCTCTGCCAGCagcgcaaggtcaagtgtGACCGCCACTTCCCCTGTGCAAACTGCGTCAGGCACCAGGTCCAGTGTGTCCCGGCGACGCAGACCCGCCCCCGGAGGAGAAGGTTTCCCGAGCGGGAGCTGCTGGACAGGCTCCGGAAGTACGAGGACCTTCTCCgccagaacaaggtcaagttCGAGCCGCTTCACAAGGATCCAGGTTCTGGAGAGCAGGAGTCTCCTGAAGGTAGCTATGGTTCGGATCATGAGCAGCCAGTAGCTGCGGGAGTGGATACGCCATCTCCTTCGACCACCAAGTCTGAGAGCACATACGAAGCCAA AAACATATGGCACGCCATGGCCCAAGGG TCCCGAGACCCAACTCACGATGTGCGAGAGGTCATCTTCCGAAACGCCTGGGATCAGACCTTCAGCAACGACGATAACATTCTCTTTGGCTCACGCCAATCATCAGTCGACCTTTCTACTCTCCACCCGGAACCTGTCCACATCTTCAGACTGTGGCAGGCTTACCTCGACAACGTCAACCCGCTGCTCAAGGTTACTCACACTCCGAGCCTCCAGGGCCGCATCATCGAAGCCGCCAGTAACCTGAAAAACGTGAGCCCGACTATGGAAGCGCTCATGTTTGGTATATACTGCATGGCAACCTTGAGTCTCGCTCCCGAAGACTGCCAAGCTCACTTCCGACTGTCAAAACAGGATCTGTTGACCAAGTTCCAGTTTGGCTGCCAGCAGGCTCTTCTGAACAGCGCCTTCTTGAGGACTGAAGACCGGGACTGTCTGACAGCTCTGTTCCTTTACCTG CATTCAAGCCGCTCTGGCGCCCACCCTCGATCCGTCTCCACGATGCTGGCGGTCGCAATACGTATCGCCGAGCGGATGGGTATCCAAACGGAAGCCATCAATGCAAAATACGCCGTCCTCGAAGCTGAAATGCGCCGGAGACTCTGGTGGTCGCTCATGCTCTTCGATGCCCGCATGAGCGGCTTGAGTGATCACAAGCCCATGATACTGGCGCCGACATGGGACTGCGCCATCCCCCTCAACGTAAGCGACTCTGATCTACGCGAAGAGACGAAGGAACCACCGCCAGCTCGTACGGGAGTCAGTGAGGCTCTCTTTGCTGTGGTACGGAGCGAGCTCGGCCAGTTCATTCGCCATACTCGTTTTCACCTCGACTTTACAAATCCAGCTCTCAAgcccatcgccaaggagcttCCGGACAGCGGGAACCTGGACgccttggagaggatggTTGAGCAGAATTATCTCAAATTTTGTGACCCGGAGAATGGGCTTCAGTACATGACGATATGGACCACGAGAGCCCAACTGTCCAACTGCCGCCTACTGGAGAATTACTCAAGACACCTCGACCCGACCgacagccaagatggaggagcaggcAGTCCCGCCATTTCCCACGCCTTGCGGTGGCTCGAGTGCGATACAAAGCTTGCGAGCTCACCCCTCACAAAGGGATACATCTGGTTCATCCAGCTATACTTTCCATTCCCTGCCTACATCCGCATCGCCCAAGACTTGAAATCTCATCCTCTCGGCAGTGAGGCCGAGCACGCCTGGGAGGTCATGAGCGACAACTACGATGCTCGCTTTGGTATTGAAGTTGGAGTGTACAACCCCGTCTTTATCCCTTTTAGCAACTTTATCCTTCATGCCTGGGGCATGTCTGAGGAAGCTTGCAAGCAATCGGGGCAGCCGGTGAATCTACCCAGGATTATCACTCGTATCAGGCAGACCTTGGCGGCGATGAATCAGAATGCCAACAGCGAGCCAGACACGGCGAGCGTGGACGATGAGGGCCTATCAATGCACGCACCGGTGGGGTTTGGTGACCCTAGTGTGCTGTTTGGTATGGGGCCAGGTGGCTACGTAGGAGCCAACATGAGCATGTACAATAATATGCGTGGGCAGCCTCCGTTTGCGGTTGATGCGCATCACTTTGGTTGGACTTCGATGGACTGGAGTCTTGGGGGACGGCGAGGTTGGTAA
- a CDS encoding Amino-oxidase domain-containing protein encodes MSHNEIQVDVLVIGAGPTGLGAAKRLQHLNSASWLIVDSNETPGGLASTDTTPEGFLFDVGGHVIFSHYKYFDDCLNEALPNSDDWYEHQRISYVRYQGLWVPYPFQNNIAVLPKEEQARCLGSLIDAALEARGRAPSDKPRNFDEWNIRNVGERLNEIFMRPYNFKVWAIPTTEMNATWVGERVAAPNLKLLTTNAILGKVAGGWGPNATFRFPAKEGTGGIWTAVADTLDKEKTRFGDHGAVAKVDADSKTAHLKDGTIVKYGALISTMAIDHLAETMGDEKLQQLAKPLYYSSTNVIGIGVRGERPERIGDKCWLYFPEDNCPFYRATIFSNYSPFNQPSEEVKLPTKQLANGEVPTSSEPTSGPYWSIMLEVSESSHKPVNQETLLEETIKGLINTDLLKPEDEIVSTYVRRFDHGYPTPTLERDGALAEVQPYLYGKNILSRGRFGAWKYEVGNQDHSFMQGVESVDHILSGSVELTVSYPDFVNTRANTERRLAGLQGIQI; translated from the exons ATGTCTCACAACGAAAT TCAAGTCGACGTCCTGGTCATTGGAGCCGGACCAACTGGTCTCGGCGCTGCCAAGCGCCTCCAACATCTG AACAGTGCTTCTTGGCTTATCGTCGACTCCAACGAAACCCCGGGTGGTCTTGCCTCTACTGATACCACTCCCGAAGGATTT TTGTTCGATGTTGGTGGACACGTCATCTTCTCCCACTACAAGTATTTTGACGACTGCCTCAACGAAGCTCTGCCAAACTCTGATGACTGGTACGAGCACCAACGCATCTCGTATGTCCGGTACCAGGGCCTTTGGGTCCCATATCCTTTCCAGAACAACATTGCGGTCCTTCCTAAGGAAGAGCAGGCTAGATGCCTTGGTAGTCTGATAGACGCTGCTCTTGAAGCTCGTGGGAGGGCTCCGTCTGATAAGCCACGCAACTTTGATGAGTGGAACATCAGAAACGTTGGAGAGCGCTTGAACGAGATCTTTATGCGTCCCTACAACTTTAAAGTCTGGGCCATCCCCACGACCGAG ATGAACGCTACATGGGTGGGAGAGAGAGTTGCTGCTCCCAACCTCAAGCTTCTCACTaccaacgccatcctcggcAAAGTAGCTGGCGGCTGGGGCCCCAATGCGACTTTCCGCTTCCCTGCCAAGGAAGGCACTGGTGGTATCTGGACTGCCGTCGCCGACACCCTCGACAAGGAAAAGACCCGATTCGGTGATCACGGTGCGGTGGCGAAGGTAGATGCTGACTCCAAGACAGCCCACCTCAAAGATG GAACCATTGTTAAGTATGGGGCTCTCATCTCTACCATGGCGATCGATCACTTGGCCGAGACAATGGGCGATGAAAAGCTTCAGCAGCTGGCAAAGCCTCTCTACTACTCTTCTACAAACGTCATCGGTATTGGCGTTCGTGGAGAGCGTCCTGAGCGCATCGGTGATAAATGCTGG CTGTACTTCCCCGAAGATAACTGCCCCTTCTACCGAGCCACAATCTTTTCCAATTACTCTCCGTTCAACCAGCCCAGTGAAGAAGTCAAGCTCCCCACCAAGCAGCTGGCAAACGGGGAAGTGCCTACCTCATCCGAGCCTACGTCCGGCCCCTACTGGTCCATCATGCTCGAAGTTTCCGAGTCCTCCCACAAGCCTGTCAACCAAGAGACTCTGCTCGAGGAAACCATCAAGGGTCTCATTAACACAGACCTTCTGAAACCCGAGGACGAGATTGTGAGCACTTACGTCCGACGTTTCGATCATGGATATCCTACTCCTACTCTTGAGCGGGATGGTGCATTGGCAGAAGTCCAGCCTTACCTCTACGGCAAGAACATTCTCTCTCGCGGTCGGTTTGGGGCCTGGAAGTACGAAGTTGGAAACCAAGACCATAG CTTCATGCAAGGAGTCGAGAGCGTCGATCACATTCTCTCTGGCAGCGTGGAGCTTACAGTGTCATATCCGGACTTTGTTAACACTCGTGCCAACACCGAACGACGCCTTGCGGGACTGCAAGGAATTCAGATCTAG
- a CDS encoding Protein kinase domain-containing protein — MCRMMKVGPLATLYRRPWPKSSVLAPRLDPTIPIEEEKTPNYDAGRFYPVRLGQILNGRYQIATKLSYGDNSTIWLARDLDRWRWLEDKYVAVKVNASSHASRRVPPTNEHFVRKLSDSFSINSTSGGHVCLVLEALREPLWLYCRRYINNVIPPDILKTQPSLIEMPRMNSTTRYHRSTLTNALFTSLEITTGRLLNQRESSKLLTLISRSYPQPDEYDDQTHLGQITSLIRPPPKDLLSKGQRTSMFYQNNGALKDLSRIPTDFTLGKSITCMSGEEKTRFLHFVKRMLTWCPEERSSAKELLDDPWLYEDFPQD; from the exons ATGTGCAGGATGATGAAAGTTGGACCTCTTGCAACGCTCTACCGGCGTCCATGGCCCAAATCGTCCGTCTTGGCTCCGCGACTTGACCCTACCATACCcattgaggaggaaaagacgcCCAACTACGACGCTGGTCGTTTCTACCCTGTGCGCCTGGGACAAATTCTAAACGGCAGATATCAAATTGCGACGAAACTAAGCTACGGCGACAATTCAACTATATGGCTTGCTCGAGACCTTGACCG TTGGCGATGGTTGGAAGACAAGTATGTCGCCGTCAAGGTCAATGCAAGCAGCCACGCTTCGCGACGAGTTCCACCCACAAACGAG CATTTCGTCAGGAAGCTTTCCGACTCTTTCTCAATTAACAGTACATCAGGAGGCCACgtgtgtcttgtcttggaaGCCCTGCGTGAGCCTCTATGGCTCTACTGCAGAAGATATATCAACAACGTCATTCCTCCGGATATCCTCAAGACCCAGCCATCTTTGATCGAGATGCCAAGGATGAATTCGACAACCCGCTACCACAGAAGTACATTGACTAACGCGCTATTTACCTCTCTCGAAATAACTACGGGCCGCTTGCTAAACCAACGGGAATCATCCAAACTGTTGACTTTGATTTCTCG AAGTTATCCTCAACCCGATGAATACGACGACCAGACTCACTTGGGTCAAATTACATCTCTGATAAGGCCTCCGCCCAAGGACCTTTTATCCAAGGGTCAAAGAACTTCCATGTTCTACCAGAACAACG GTGCCCTCAAAGACCTCAGCAGAATCCCTACAGATTTTACACTGGGAAAATCCATTACTTGCATGAGTGGCGAAGAGAAAACAAGGTTCCTTCATTTTGTCAAGAGAATGTTGACGTGGTGTCCTGAGGAAAGGAGCAGTGCAAAAGAGCTGTTGGACGACCCCTGGCTGTACGAGGATTTCCCGCAAGATTAG
- a CDS encoding Zn(2)-C6 fungal-type domain-containing protein, whose translation MRSSLSCDHCRKAKIKCVNEGTAPCQKCLKLGNSGCELSRPQARSAKKIAARAQRATPELTPRADHVSTVASTPDVTRQDPIRPPRPSPSLSRRTVSSWGQEPVDEHLARLPIGVVLKALNIFTAKFPELRILQPSAFVKEYQSSRSRESKVLLATILAITRKQSSICSGEWLHRLRSSDCYASYAWSILSNLILLPPNVQVVQALLILTLYEWGVREFHKAWMHCGMAIRIMQSLHSSRISPHALDISQNNDMDELAVVVETRTYWACFIMDCTINSGTYNPRMLPMPEMQKLKVPRPPNFFDFAFGSDGASLSQNLAANHSDPSGNLDLAQSFETIVLGFDIYAQAMAFVFNNGRCAPGMCAPENCPWVPGSLWSNCRNRLEEWRRSQHHRLHYPRHSVAVHMTLGHGESFIYLNMLYYLSTIMLHREYFPFLPTAESTPQGPIHPPLLEAEAPPGWWEDSAKELYGAAEQITCLLQEASECGIPLMTPFSGFCAFTACFLNLYIFRFPKMNLGRSPRAEQLMNWGLEYLEEFQNAWELAGGWIKTIQNSSLLYKSATEDSGRFRGRSRADFETLHQSIHEYRIVDRSDLHLQQIRRADRNSSRDNENDERVGREQAQVPMGMNPAGNPAFLDPFPNWWSMLQEVEFAEISSMMN comes from the exons ATGCGCTCCAGTCTATCATGCGACCATTGCCG aaaggccaagatcaagtgTGTCAATGAGGGGACTGCGCCTTGTCAGAAGTGTCTGAAGCTGGGGAACTCGGGGTGCGAGCTTTCTCGGCCGCAGGCTAGATCGGCAAAGAAGATTGCTGCGAGAGCTCAGAGGGCGACACCGGAGCTTACTCCGAGAGCGGATCATGTTTCGACGGTTGCGAGTACGCCCGATGTTACGCGACAGGATCCCATCAGACCGCCTAGGCCGAGTCcttccttgtcgaggaggacggtCTCGAGCTGGGGACAGGAACCCGTTGATGAGCATCTCGCGAGGTTGCCGATAGGTGTCGttctcaaggctctcaacATTTTCACGGCTAAATTCCCCGAGCTGAGGATACTACAACCATCAGCATTTGTCAAAGAGTACCAGTCTAGTCGGTCAAGAGAAAGTAAGGTACTTCTGGCGACTATCCTTGCCATAACGAGGAAGCAATCATCGATATGCAGCGGGGAATGGCTTCATCGGTTACGCAGTAGTGACTGCTACGCGTCGTACGCCTGGAGCATCCTGTCGAATCTCATTCTCCTACCGCCGAATGTTCAGGTCGTTCAGGCGCTCCTCATCTTGACCCTCTACGAGTGGGGTGTACGAGAGTTTCATAAAGCATGGATGCACTGTG GCATGGCTATCCGCATCATGCAGTCCCTCCACAGCTCCCGCATCTCTCCCCACGCCCTGGACATCTCACAGAATAACGACATGGACGAGCTCGCCGTGGTAGTCGAGACTCGGACGTACTGGgcctgcttcatcatggacTGCACCATCAACTCCGGGACCTACAACCCGCGCATGCTCCCCATGCCCGAGATgcaaaagctcaaggtcccTCGACCGCCAAACTTTTTCGACTTTGCTTTTGGATCTGACGGGGCGTCGCTGAGTCAAAACTTGGCGGCGAATCATTCTGATCCGTCTGGTAACTTGGACCTCGCGCAGAGCTTTGAGACGATTGTTCTTGGGTTTGATATTTACGCTCAAGCAATGGCATTTGTCTTTAATAACGGTCGGTGTGCGCCTGGAATGTGCGCTCCAGAGAATTGCCCTTGGGTGCCAGGCTCACTCTGGTCAAACTGCAGAAATCGACTCGaggagtggaggaggagccagcATCACAGATTGCATTACCCAAGGCACAGCGTTGCAGTTCACATGACCCTGGGGCATGGAGAGTCTTTCATATACCTGAATATGCTTTACTATCTAAG TACCATCATGCTTCACCGCGAGTACTTCCCTTTCCTACCAACCGCCGAATCCACACCCCAAGGACCCAtacaccctcctcttcttgaggCAGAAGCCCCGCCAGGATGGTGGGAGGATAGCGCCAAAGAACTGTACGGGGCAGCCGAGCAGATTACTTGCCTACTGCAAGAGGCGTCCGAATGCGGCATACCTCTGATGACGCCCTTTTCCGGCTTCTGCGCCTTTACCGCGTGCTTTCTCAACTTGTACATCTTTAGGTTCCCAAAGATGAACCTTGGTAGAAGTCCGAGGGCGGAGCAGTTGATGAATTGGGGGTTGGAATACTTGGAGGAGTTTCAGAATGCTTGGGAGTTGGCCGGTGGTTGG ATTAAAACAATCCAAAACTCGTCACTCTTATATAAGAGCGCGACCGAGGATAGCGGACGGTTTCGGGGAAGATCGAGAGCCGACTTTGAGACTCTGCACCAATCCATCCACGAGTACCGCATCGTGGATCGATCTGACCTACATCTACAGCAGATTCGCCGTGCTGATAGAAACTCTTCGAGAGACAACGAAAATGACGAGAGAGTAGGGAGAGAACAAGCTCAAGTTCCCATGGGCATGAATCCAGCGGGCAACCCGGCGTTTCTAGACCCTTTTCCGAACTGGTGGTCAATGTTACAGGAGGTGGAATTCGCCGAGATTAGCAGCATGATGAATTGA